Proteins encoded together in one Halorubellus sp. JP-L1 window:
- a CDS encoding restriction endonuclease subunit S: MKNPASAKANRVESTFPELPTEWEWVSLKHLCSISAEYGLNISSSEYGDDGIRLIRTTDILEKGALQENDAVYIPPSEAGDTILKDGDILISRSGTVGLPFRYDSSIHGPCTFASYLVRFRPQDHLDSRFFEYFTQSKLFEELVNAERSESTISNVSGRKFAQFSFPKPPVERMRLVADYLDFHIETIDELIKYKKNLLGLLDEKRRAVIEDFMASDGKSVPLKYLVDSTPGYAFPSAEFTTNSENMRLLRGVNVGVGELNWDETVYWPEEKIDDFEDFLLQPGDIVLGMDRPWISDGIRVAKLDESDCPSLLVQRVLRIRAKAGVDQKYVRMILESERFRQYFEPITTGVSVPHISREQVNEFEVPLPQESSQTSISAKWVDFCKTKERLEETINQSIRLLEEKRLALITKAVTGQIDLSDWQQSDKQDATI; encoded by the coding sequence ATGAAGAACCCAGCAAGTGCCAAAGCAAACCGGGTTGAGAGCACATTTCCTGAATTACCTACTGAATGGGAGTGGGTGAGCCTAAAACACCTCTGCTCAATATCGGCAGAGTACGGGCTAAATATTTCATCTAGTGAATATGGCGATGATGGAATTCGCTTGATCAGGACAACTGATATTTTGGAAAAGGGTGCCCTCCAAGAGAATGATGCAGTCTACATACCACCATCTGAGGCAGGAGACACTATTTTGAAAGATGGTGATATATTGATATCTAGGAGCGGGACAGTGGGTCTTCCATTCCGATATGATAGTTCAATCCACGGTCCTTGCACCTTTGCTAGTTATCTGGTTAGATTCCGACCGCAAGACCATCTCGATTCGCGTTTCTTTGAATATTTCACCCAGTCAAAACTTTTTGAGGAACTAGTTAATGCTGAGCGTAGTGAGTCAACTATCTCGAACGTCTCTGGTCGGAAATTTGCGCAATTCTCCTTCCCTAAACCCCCAGTTGAAAGGATGAGATTGGTAGCAGACTATCTCGACTTTCATATAGAAACTATAGATGAATTAATAAAATATAAAAAGAATCTGTTAGGGCTGTTGGACGAGAAACGAAGGGCTGTTATAGAGGACTTCATGGCCTCTGACGGGAAATCTGTACCACTCAAATATCTCGTGGATTCCACTCCTGGCTATGCGTTCCCAAGTGCTGAGTTCACTACTAATTCAGAAAATATGAGGCTTCTAAGGGGTGTGAACGTAGGAGTTGGGGAACTCAATTGGGACGAGACTGTTTATTGGCCAGAAGAGAAAATTGATGACTTTGAGGATTTTCTCCTACAACCAGGCGATATTGTCCTTGGAATGGACCGTCCTTGGATTAGTGACGGAATTCGCGTGGCAAAACTGGACGAATCTGATTGCCCCTCGCTTCTAGTACAACGAGTCCTACGAATCCGAGCAAAAGCGGGAGTTGACCAGAAGTACGTGAGGATGATATTAGAGAGTGAGAGGTTTCGCCAGTATTTTGAACCAATAACGACCGGTGTAAGTGTCCCACACATAAGTCGCGAACAGGTGAACGAGTTTGAGGTGCCGCTTCCCCAGGAATCGTCGCAAACTTCTATTTCAGCGAAGTGGGTAGATTTCTGTAAGACAAAAGAACGATTGGAAGAGACTATTAACCAATCAATCCGCCTTCTCGAAGAAAAACGCCTAGCCCTAATCACCAAAGCAGTCACTGGGCAAATCGATTTAAGTGACTGGCAGCAGTCTGACAAGCAAGATGCGACGATATGA
- a CDS encoding type I restriction endonuclease subunit R → MSKDHEEGAFEKAIEAHLVEEDGYESIPSDEFDQERGIFPSVVISFVQETQPEKWKKLETAYKGNARKQFLQQLTSALENQGTLNVLCHGFRIAGTAIDLAAFKPNTGLNPEIERKYKANKLGVTRQFYYSLTDPGKSIDLALSVNGIPVATAELKNKLTDQSIEDAKRQYETDRDPADPVLSFKRGALVHFAVDQHEVAYTTELAGDDTHFLPFNRGHDGGSGNPPLKSGHRTAYLWEDVWEKDSWMEIIKRFIHIDEEEIVEGGVKVDTEETMIFPRYHQLESVRELVASARQNGAGEDYLVQHSTGSGKSKSIAWLVHRLVSLHDEDDESVFDGVVVVTDRTILDEQLRNTIYELDHKTGVVHAIKDEGQSKSEELAQALEAGKPVIITTLQTFPYVIEHTKGLPDRKYGVVVDEAHSSQTGEMAKEMKQILAGQDIEEDDDWEDILAKSAQARGQQENLSFFAFTATPKGKTLEAFGHVPEDGDKPEPFHLYSMRQAIEEGFILDVLQHYTTYDTFSEIAKAIEENPQVPKKKAVKAVANFLKFHPHNISQKVKVIVEHFRNHTQHKIGGQAKAMVVTSSRLHAVRYKKAIDDYVEDNGYTDLSALVAFSGTVEDDGIEHTEKGMNDGIKQSELPSKFETQEYQVLVVADKYQTGFDEPLLHTMYVDKNLSGIQAVQTLSRLNRTHPGKDDTFVLDFVNDQEDIYEAFEPYYERTTVEETTDPQHIYKLESDLDAFQIYTDKEVEKFAAAFFGPDNTGTDQSHAELESHIQPARDRFKSKGEEVKDDFRSTLKSFLRLYKFQSQIVNYSDPELEKLYTFGRFLYKELPSASASSRVEFNDELALQYYRLEKSEEGAIDLQSSSREVSVPTDTGTRQQDEEEVDLSTIIDQINEKFGTDFTEADKLFLDQLKEDALEKDDLQKSAQVNSKENFALQFDEELTKMIIDRRERNHDLFKEFMDNDDLRDAITEHLRNQVYQESQTVES, encoded by the coding sequence ATGAGTAAGGATCACGAGGAAGGGGCGTTCGAGAAGGCGATAGAGGCGCATTTAGTCGAAGAGGATGGGTACGAGTCGATTCCATCGGACGAATTCGATCAGGAGCGGGGTATCTTCCCGAGTGTCGTGATTTCGTTCGTGCAGGAGACGCAACCGGAGAAGTGGAAGAAGCTCGAAACTGCGTACAAGGGGAATGCGCGCAAGCAGTTCCTCCAGCAACTCACGAGCGCGCTGGAGAACCAGGGGACGCTCAACGTGCTCTGTCACGGATTCCGTATTGCCGGCACCGCGATCGACCTCGCAGCGTTCAAACCAAACACCGGGCTGAATCCCGAGATCGAACGCAAGTACAAGGCGAACAAGCTAGGCGTCACGAGACAGTTCTACTACTCGCTCACCGACCCCGGGAAGAGCATCGACCTCGCACTCAGCGTCAACGGCATCCCCGTCGCCACCGCCGAACTCAAGAACAAGCTCACCGACCAGAGCATCGAAGACGCGAAACGCCAGTACGAGACCGACCGCGACCCCGCCGACCCCGTCCTCTCGTTCAAGCGCGGCGCGCTCGTGCACTTCGCCGTTGACCAACACGAGGTCGCGTACACCACCGAACTCGCCGGCGACGACACGCACTTCCTCCCGTTCAACAGGGGTCACGACGGCGGCAGCGGGAACCCCCCGCTCAAATCCGGCCACCGGACCGCGTACCTCTGGGAAGACGTCTGGGAGAAAGACAGCTGGATGGAGATCATCAAGCGGTTCATCCACATCGACGAAGAGGAGATCGTCGAAGGCGGCGTGAAGGTCGACACCGAGGAGACGATGATCTTCCCGCGCTACCACCAACTCGAATCCGTCAGGGAACTCGTCGCCAGCGCACGCCAGAACGGTGCCGGCGAAGACTACCTCGTCCAGCACTCCACCGGGAGCGGAAAGAGCAAGTCCATCGCGTGGCTCGTCCACCGACTCGTCTCCCTCCACGACGAAGACGACGAATCCGTTTTCGACGGCGTCGTCGTCGTCACCGACCGCACGATACTTGACGAACAACTCCGGAACACCATATACGAACTCGACCACAAGACCGGAGTCGTTCACGCGATCAAAGACGAAGGGCAATCCAAGTCCGAAGAACTCGCGCAGGCACTCGAAGCCGGGAAGCCAGTCATCATCACGACGCTCCAGACGTTCCCGTACGTCATCGAACACACCAAGGGACTCCCCGACCGGAAGTACGGCGTCGTCGTCGACGAAGCACACAGCAGCCAGACCGGCGAGATGGCCAAGGAGATGAAGCAGATTCTCGCCGGCCAAGACATCGAGGAGGACGACGACTGGGAGGACATCCTCGCCAAGAGCGCGCAAGCCCGCGGCCAGCAGGAGAACCTGAGCTTCTTCGCGTTCACCGCCACGCCGAAAGGGAAGACGCTCGAAGCGTTCGGGCACGTCCCCGAAGACGGTGACAAACCCGAACCGTTCCACCTCTACTCCATGCGGCAAGCCATAGAGGAGGGGTTTATCCTCGACGTCCTCCAGCACTACACGACCTACGACACCTTCTCCGAAATCGCGAAAGCGATCGAGGAGAATCCACAGGTGCCGAAGAAGAAGGCCGTGAAGGCCGTCGCGAACTTCCTCAAATTCCACCCGCATAACATCTCCCAGAAGGTCAAGGTCATCGTCGAGCACTTCCGGAATCACACCCAGCACAAGATCGGCGGGCAGGCGAAGGCGATGGTCGTCACCTCCTCGCGCCTCCACGCCGTCCGGTACAAGAAAGCGATCGACGACTACGTCGAAGACAACGGCTACACCGACTTGAGTGCGCTCGTCGCGTTCAGCGGCACCGTCGAGGACGACGGCATCGAGCACACGGAAAAGGGGATGAACGACGGCATCAAGCAGTCCGAACTCCCGAGCAAGTTCGAGACCCAGGAGTACCAGGTGCTCGTCGTCGCCGACAAGTACCAGACCGGGTTCGACGAACCGCTCCTGCACACGATGTACGTCGACAAGAACCTCTCCGGGATTCAAGCCGTCCAGACGCTCTCGCGTCTCAACCGAACGCATCCCGGGAAGGACGATACGTTCGTCCTCGACTTCGTGAACGACCAAGAGGACATCTACGAGGCGTTCGAACCCTACTACGAGCGAACGACCGTCGAGGAGACAACCGACCCACAGCACATATACAAGCTCGAATCCGACCTCGACGCGTTCCAAATCTACACCGACAAGGAGGTCGAGAAGTTTGCCGCAGCCTTCTTCGGCCCAGACAACACCGGGACGGACCAGTCTCACGCAGAACTGGAGAGTCACATCCAACCCGCGCGCGACCGATTCAAATCGAAGGGCGAGGAAGTCAAGGACGACTTCCGGTCGACGCTGAAATCGTTCCTTAGACTGTACAAGTTTCAGTCCCAGATCGTGAACTACTCCGACCCTGAACTGGAGAAGCTCTACACTTTTGGACGATTCCTCTACAAGGAGCTACCGAGTGCGTCCGCGTCTTCTCGCGTGGAGTTCAACGACGAACTCGCTCTCCAGTACTATCGACTGGAGAAGTCCGAAGAAGGTGCAATCGACCTCCAGTCGTCCTCCCGAGAGGTTTCCGTCCCGACGGACACCGGGACCCGACAGCAGGACGAAGAGGAAGTCGACCTCTCGACCATCATCGACCAGATCAACGAGAAGTTCGGGACCGACTTCACCGAAGCGGACAAGCTCTTCCTCGACCAGCTCAAGGAGGACGCACTGGAGAAGGACGACCTCCAGAAATCTGCTCAGGTGAACAGCAAGGAGAACTTCGCGCTACAGTTCGACGAAGAACTGACGAAGATGATCATCGACCGTCGAGAGCGCAACCATGACCTGTTCAAGGAGTTCATGGACAACGACGACCTCCGGGACGCAATAACCGAACACCTCCGAAATCAGGTGTATCAGGAGAGTCAAACCGTCGAAAGCTGA
- a CDS encoding class I SAM-dependent DNA methyltransferase, with the protein MVENFSEKADFIWEIADLLRGDYKQSEYQKVVLPLTVLRRLDCVTEPTKDEVLARAAELEDAGIENKAPMLKDASGEAVYNTSEYTFESLCSDPDDIAENLQYYINQYDEDTKEIFDKFDFDHQIQRLDDADLLYKVIRQFSEIPLHPDEVPNEEMGYIYEELIRKFNELSNETAGEHFTPREVIELMVNLIFDEDDEVLSEEGAVRTVYDPACGTGGMLSVAQDHVRELNEAANLHVFGQELNPESYAVCNSDMLIKGQNPDNIVYGNSFTDDGFDDRKFDYMLSNPPFGVSWKKVKDYIEREHEEQGYAGRFGAGTPRVSDGAFLFLQHMLSKMKDPDDGGSRVAIVFNGSPLFTGGPNSGESAIRRWIIEYDWLEAIVGLPENLFYNTGIHTYIWVLNNDKPEKRAGKIQLIDAREMYEEMDESLGEKRHKLSANHIDEITEIFGDLEANGRSKVFDKEEFGYRRIVIDRPLRMSFQATEERIEDLHDERAFTNRDKETQKAVKEALMALDPEIQWLNRDEFMDEVELAFNTHGVDVRNSVYNAIERALGEQNPDAEIVRDSNGDPEHDTDLRDRERVPLGEDPIEYFEREVRPHVENAWVNRENKYYDEKDDKLGKVGYEINFNKYFHQYEPPRSLEKINEDIEHTGEEIVELLKEVSK; encoded by the coding sequence ATGGTGGAGAATTTCAGCGAGAAGGCGGATTTCATCTGGGAGATTGCCGACCTTCTCCGGGGGGATTACAAGCAGTCGGAGTATCAGAAGGTCGTCCTCCCGCTCACGGTCTTGCGCCGCCTCGATTGCGTGACGGAGCCGACGAAGGACGAGGTGCTCGCGCGGGCGGCGGAACTGGAGGATGCGGGTATCGAGAACAAGGCGCCGATGTTGAAGGATGCGTCGGGCGAGGCGGTGTACAACACGAGCGAGTACACGTTCGAGTCGCTGTGTTCGGACCCGGACGACATCGCGGAGAACCTCCAGTACTACATCAATCAGTACGACGAGGACACGAAGGAGATCTTCGACAAGTTCGACTTCGACCATCAGATTCAGCGGCTCGACGATGCGGATCTGCTGTACAAGGTCATCCGGCAGTTTTCGGAGATTCCCCTTCATCCGGACGAGGTCCCGAACGAGGAGATGGGGTACATCTACGAGGAGCTCATTCGGAAGTTCAACGAACTCAGCAACGAGACGGCTGGGGAGCACTTCACGCCGCGGGAGGTCATCGAGTTGATGGTGAATCTCATCTTCGACGAGGACGACGAGGTGCTGTCGGAGGAGGGCGCGGTGCGGACGGTGTACGACCCGGCGTGTGGGACGGGTGGGATGCTGAGCGTCGCGCAGGACCACGTGCGCGAGTTAAACGAGGCGGCGAACCTGCACGTTTTCGGGCAGGAGTTGAACCCGGAGTCGTATGCGGTCTGTAACTCGGACATGCTCATCAAGGGCCAGAATCCGGACAACATCGTGTACGGGAACTCGTTCACCGACGACGGGTTCGACGACCGGAAGTTCGATTACATGCTCTCCAATCCGCCGTTCGGGGTCTCCTGGAAGAAGGTCAAGGACTACATTGAGCGCGAACACGAAGAGCAAGGGTACGCTGGTCGGTTCGGTGCCGGAACGCCGCGGGTGAGCGACGGTGCATTCCTGTTCCTCCAGCACATGCTGAGCAAGATGAAGGACCCCGACGACGGTGGGTCCCGCGTCGCCATCGTCTTCAACGGGTCGCCGCTGTTCACGGGCGGTCCGAACAGCGGCGAGTCAGCCATCCGGCGGTGGATCATCGAGTACGACTGGCTGGAAGCCATCGTCGGTCTCCCCGAGAACCTGTTCTACAACACGGGGATTCACACGTACATCTGGGTGCTGAACAACGACAAGCCCGAGAAACGCGCTGGAAAAATCCAACTCATCGACGCTCGCGAGATGTACGAGGAGATGGACGAAAGCCTCGGAGAGAAGCGTCATAAACTCTCGGCGAACCATATCGATGAGATTACGGAGATTTTCGGCGACTTAGAGGCGAACGGACGGTCAAAGGTGTTTGATAAGGAGGAATTCGGTTATCGACGCATCGTTATCGACCGCCCACTCCGAATGAGTTTCCAAGCGACCGAGGAGCGCATCGAAGATTTGCATGACGAACGGGCGTTCACCAACCGGGACAAGGAGACTCAGAAAGCCGTAAAAGAAGCACTGATGGCTCTGGATCCGGAAATACAGTGGTTGAATCGCGACGAGTTCATGGATGAGGTCGAGTTGGCGTTCAACACGCATGGTGTGGATGTTCGAAACAGTGTCTATAATGCCATTGAACGTGCGCTTGGTGAACAAAATCCTGATGCTGAAATCGTGAGAGACAGTAATGGTGACCCGGAGCACGATACCGACCTACGGGACCGTGAGCGCGTGCCATTGGGCGAGGACCCTATCGAGTATTTTGAGCGGGAAGTAAGGCCCCACGTTGAAAACGCGTGGGTTAATAGAGAGAATAAATATTACGACGAAAAAGATGACAAGCTAGGAAAAGTAGGGTATGAAATAAATTTCAATAAATACTTTCACCAGTATGAACCGCCTCGCTCGTTGGAGAAAATTAATGAGGATATTGAGCATACAGGTGAGGAAATCGTTGAGTTACTGAAAGAGGTCAGTAAATGA
- the aspS gene encoding aspartate--tRNA(Asn) ligase produces the protein MSFENRTYAADVTPGESATIAGWVHEVRDLGGIAFLIVRDKTGKLQVKIEKDEMDEELVESALDVARESVVSFSGDVKEEPRAPTDVELVPESFELVAPADTELPLDPSGKVDAELPTRLDNRTLDLRKPETKAIFEIRAEVMRAAREYFRSVGCTEINTPKIVATGTEGGTELFPVSYFGEEAFMNQSPQLFKQLMAGSGLERVFEIGPIFRAEEHNTPRHLNEATSIDFEGAFCDHEDAMDVVEGIVVAAYEAVSENCQEQLAALDMQDSFAVPEGGFPRLTYEEALDRVNATGELDERLVYGDDLSTEAEHVLGDEIGEHYFVMDWPSEIKPFYIKDYDDDAETSTGFDLMHPTMELVSGGQREHRYDALVEGFEQQGLDPEEFEYYTKMFKYGMPPHAGWGLGGERLVMTMLGLGNIREAVLFPRDRQRLSP, from the coding sequence ATGAGTTTCGAGAACCGTACGTATGCGGCGGACGTGACGCCCGGCGAGTCGGCGACGATCGCGGGCTGGGTGCACGAGGTCCGGGACCTCGGTGGGATCGCGTTCCTCATCGTTCGCGACAAGACCGGGAAGCTCCAGGTGAAGATCGAGAAGGACGAGATGGACGAGGAACTCGTCGAGAGTGCGCTGGACGTGGCTCGGGAGAGCGTGGTGTCGTTCTCTGGTGACGTGAAGGAGGAGCCGCGGGCGCCGACGGACGTCGAGCTCGTCCCGGAGTCGTTCGAGCTGGTTGCGCCGGCGGACACCGAGTTGCCGCTCGATCCGTCGGGGAAGGTGGACGCGGAGTTGCCGACGCGCCTGGACAACCGCACGCTCGACCTCCGGAAGCCGGAGACGAAGGCGATCTTCGAGATTCGCGCGGAAGTCATGCGGGCGGCGCGCGAGTACTTCCGGTCGGTCGGCTGTACGGAGATCAACACGCCGAAGATCGTCGCTACTGGCACCGAAGGCGGGACGGAGCTGTTCCCGGTGTCGTACTTCGGCGAGGAGGCGTTCATGAACCAGAGCCCGCAGCTGTTCAAGCAGCTGATGGCGGGCAGTGGTCTGGAGCGCGTGTTCGAGATCGGCCCGATCTTCCGCGCGGAAGAGCACAACACGCCCCGGCACCTGAACGAGGCGACGAGCATCGACTTCGAGGGCGCATTCTGCGACCACGAGGACGCGATGGACGTCGTCGAGGGCATCGTCGTCGCGGCGTACGAGGCCGTCAGCGAGAACTGCCAGGAGCAGCTGGCGGCGCTCGACATGCAGGATTCCTTCGCGGTGCCCGAGGGCGGGTTCCCGCGACTGACGTACGAGGAGGCGCTGGACCGCGTGAACGCGACGGGCGAGCTCGACGAGCGACTCGTGTACGGCGACGACCTGTCGACGGAGGCCGAGCACGTGCTCGGCGACGAGATCGGCGAGCACTACTTCGTGATGGATTGGCCGAGCGAGATCAAGCCGTTCTACATCAAGGACTACGACGACGACGCGGAGACGTCGACGGGGTTCGACCTCATGCATCCGACGATGGAGCTCGTCTCGGGCGGCCAGCGCGAGCATCGGTACGACGCGCTCGTCGAAGGGTTCGAGCAGCAGGGCCTGGACCCCGAGGAGTTCGAGTACTACACGAAGATGTTCAAGTACGGCATGCCGCCGCACGCCGGCTGGGGCCTGGGCGGGGAGCGTCTCGTCATGACGATGCTCGGCCTGGGTAACATTCGTGAGGCTGTGTTGTTCCCGCGCGACAGACAGCGCCTGAGCCCGTAG
- a CDS encoding pantoate kinase: MSDEATAFVPGHVTGFFSSHPDEDPTVAGSRGAGVTLAAGVDVTVRASEETAVYLNDSSIDVEPVGRVLDALEVEATVSAETELPLGAGFGVSGAMALGAALAANRAFDRRLSENELVTIAHGAEVQSGTGLGDVVAQAKGGVPIRLEPGGPQHNLLDAIPAQARVEYVSFGELSTEDVLAGNTTKLSEAGKTALSRVVGEPTLRSFVYASRAFAREAGLLTDDVREAILDVNDVDGEAAMAMLGDTVFALGTGLSDAGYDPVVTRTHPAGATLR; the protein is encoded by the coding sequence ATGAGCGATGAAGCGACGGCGTTCGTGCCGGGGCACGTGACGGGTTTTTTCAGTTCGCACCCGGACGAGGATCCGACGGTGGCGGGGTCGCGTGGGGCTGGCGTGACGCTCGCGGCGGGCGTGGACGTGACGGTTCGGGCGAGCGAGGAGACCGCGGTCTACTTGAACGATAGCTCGATCGACGTGGAGCCGGTGGGACGCGTGCTGGATGCGTTGGAGGTGGAGGCGACGGTGTCGGCGGAGACGGAGTTGCCGCTGGGTGCGGGGTTCGGGGTGTCGGGTGCGATGGCGCTCGGGGCGGCGCTGGCGGCGAACCGCGCGTTCGACCGGCGGCTGTCGGAGAACGAGCTGGTGACGATCGCGCACGGTGCGGAGGTCCAGTCGGGGACGGGGCTTGGGGACGTGGTGGCGCAGGCGAAGGGCGGCGTCCCGATCCGGCTGGAGCCGGGTGGGCCACAGCACAATCTCCTGGACGCGATTCCGGCGCAGGCGCGCGTCGAGTACGTCTCGTTCGGCGAGCTGTCGACGGAGGATGTGCTCGCGGGGAACACGACCAAGTTGAGTGAGGCGGGGAAGACCGCGCTGTCTCGCGTCGTCGGCGAGCCGACGCTCCGGTCGTTCGTGTACGCCTCGCGAGCGTTCGCGCGCGAGGCCGGACTGTTGACGGACGACGTCCGGGAGGCGATCCTGGACGTGAACGACGTGGACGGGGAGGCGGCGATGGCGATGCTCGGCGACACGGTGTTCGCGCTCGGGACCGGGCTGTCGGACGCGGGCTACGATCCGGTCGTGACGCGCACGCATCCCGCGGGTGCGACCCTCCGCTGA
- a CDS encoding phosphoglycerol geranylgeranyltransferase: protein MSEPWADWDHVLKLDPDKELYEDETFADVAACGTDALEIGGTLGMTEEKMVSFIERAAEYDLPVYQEPSNPSVVVDSPVLDGYLVPVVFNAGDVFWVTGAHKEWVRIENGLDWERTTTEAYIVMNPEASVAEYTDADCDLAADDVAAYAEVAEQMFGQDVVYVEYSGTLGDPEKVAAAGDALEDATLFYGGGIHDYESANLMGEHADVVVVGDLVHDQGVDAVTETVNGAKDA from the coding sequence ATGAGCGAGCCGTGGGCGGACTGGGATCACGTCCTGAAGTTGGACCCGGACAAGGAGCTGTACGAGGACGAGACGTTCGCCGACGTGGCGGCGTGTGGGACCGACGCGCTGGAGATCGGTGGGACGCTCGGGATGACCGAGGAGAAGATGGTGTCGTTCATCGAGCGGGCGGCCGAGTACGACCTCCCCGTCTACCAGGAGCCGTCGAACCCGAGCGTGGTGGTGGATTCGCCGGTGCTCGACGGCTACCTCGTGCCGGTCGTGTTCAACGCGGGGGACGTGTTCTGGGTGACGGGCGCGCACAAGGAGTGGGTGCGGATCGAGAACGGCCTGGACTGGGAGCGGACGACGACGGAGGCCTACATCGTGATGAATCCCGAGGCGAGCGTGGCGGAGTATACGGACGCGGACTGCGACCTGGCCGCGGACGACGTCGCGGCGTACGCGGAAGTCGCCGAGCAGATGTTCGGCCAGGACGTCGTGTACGTCGAGTACTCGGGGACGCTCGGCGACCCCGAGAAGGTCGCGGCCGCGGGGGACGCGCTCGAGGACGCGACGCTGTTCTACGGCGGCGGCATCCACGACTACGAGTCCGCGAACCTCATGGGCGAACACGCCGACGTCGTCGTCGTCGGCGACCTCGTCCACGACCAGGGCGTCGACGCCGTCACCGAAACCGTCAACGGCGCAAAGGACGCCTAG